Within the Dehalococcoidia bacterium genome, the region GATCGCGTGGCGATCATCGAGCGCGGCGGCATCGTGGCGCTGGGCTCACCGCGTGAGTTGATTCGCGACACGTTCGACGAGAGCGCGGTGCTGTTTCACGCGGACGGTGGCGGCCAGGGCGAGCTGGCGGCGCTGCCGGCCGTGAGCGGCGCCCACGCGGACGACACCGACTGGACGCTCTACAGCAGCGATGTGCCGGCAACGATGGCCGGCCTGCTCGCCTGGGCGGCGCGGCGGGGCGTGCCGATCGAAGGGCTTTCGGTGCGCGGCGCCACGCTGGAAGACGTGTTCTTGAAGCTGACCGGGCGGCGTTTCCGCGATTAGGACGGACCAGTCATGGCGACCTTCATCGAGCTGACGCGCGCCTACCTGCGCTCCTTCGTGCGAGAACCCTCCGCCGTGATCTTCTCCTTCGCGATCCCCGTGCTCTTCATCGCGGTCTTCGGCCTGATCTTCGGCAACCAGGGCACGCCGCACTACGCGCTGGGAGTGGTCGAGCAGCAGGCGGGCCCAAACGCGGATCGGCTCGTGCAAGCGCTGCAGCAGGTCCCGATCTTCAAGATCCACCACGGCGATGAGCAGACCGAGCTGAAGCGGCTCGGCCACGGCGACCGCGCGGCCGTGGTGATCGTGCCGGACGCGCTTGATCAGCCCGGCCAGCCGGCCGCGGTGCAGGTTTACGCCGACCCTGGCAGCACCGCGGCGCAGAGCGTGGTGCTACCGGTGTTGCGGCAGGTGGTGGACGGCTTCGACCGGCAACTGGCGGGAACGCCGGCGCGTGTCACGCTGGAGGCGCGCTCTACAAGCGCGCAGAACTCGCGCTACATCGATTACCTCGTGCCCAGCATCCTCGCCATGTCGCTGATGCAGCTTGGTCTGTACTCGGCGGTGACGCTGGTGACACAGCGCGAATCGAAGCTGCTGCGCCGGCTCGGCGCCACACCGCTGCGCCGTGGCACCCTCGTTGCCAGCCAGGTGGCGCAGCGCGTGCTGATCTCCGTGATCCAGGCGGTGATCCTGATCGGCGTGGGCAAGCTCTTCTTCCACGTCGACTTCACGCGCGACCTGCCCGCACTGCTGTTCTTCATCGTACTCGGCACGCTGGCCTTCGTGGCGATGGGCTTCGTGGTCGGCGCCTTCGCCGGTTCGGCCGAGTCGGCGATGCCTCTCGTGCAGTTCATCGCGTTGCCGATGCTGTTTCTCTCCGGCATCTTCTTCGAGATCGACGCCGGCCCCGCCTTTTTGCAGCCGGTGGCCCGCGCCCTGCCGCTCACCTACCTCGGCGACGCGCTGCGTCAGTCCACCGTCCACGTGGCGGCACTGAATCCGCTGTGGGTGGACGCTGCCGTGCTCGCCGGCTGGCTGGTGGCCAGCTTTGCCGTCTCCGTGCGGCTGTTCCGCTGGGAGTGACGGCCGGGCTACACCGGCGCGGTCGACGTCGCCTCGCCCGGCGCGCCCGCCCGCTCCCGCTTGACCCGCGCGATGAAGGCGGCAACCGCTGCCGCGTCGAAGAAGAACTTCTGGGCACGGGCAAATTTGCCGTCGCGAACGCGGTAGAGGCCGAGCACCGGCTCGGCAACGTACGCGCCGCTTGGGCTCGCCGCTCGCCAGTGCCAGAGCACCACAACCTCGTCCCCTGCCGCCGCAACCACCCGCGGATCCATCTCGCGCTCGGCGGCCGTCGGCTGCAGCTCGTCCCACAGCTCCACCCGCTCGCTGCCAAGCGTGCTGACGAGCGACGGCGGCCAGCGGAACTCGACCTCGGGATGATACAGCTCGTTCAGGCGCTGGCGGTCGCGCCGCTCGACGGCGCGGAAGGTTTCCAACACGATCGTGATGTTTTCATCGGCTCCCATGCTCGGCTCCTCCATCAAGGCGTCGTGGTTCCGCCCGGTAGCAACACCGCGCCGCGTATGCGACACTGTGCTGCATATCGAGCGTAGGCGGCCAATCCCCGCGAAGTCGATGAACAATGCCGTCACGATGGCGCATAGGCAGCAACGAGGCGCAAATGTCGCAGAACGAGGGCCGCGGCGATCTGCGTGTCCGGCGCACCGAGCGCGCCATACGCGCGGCAATGATCGAACTTATCGTGGAAAAGGGGGACGCCGCGATCAGCGTGAACGACCTTGCCGAGCGGGCGATGATCAATCGCGCCACGTTTTACCGGCATTACCGGGACAAGGAAGAGCTGCTGGAGAGACTCATTGCGGACATGCTGGACGGACTCGCGCGCAGCATCGGTCCAACCAGCCCAAGCGGCGCTCCCGAAGTATTCCTCAACGAGATCTTCCGCGCGATGCGGCGCATCTTCGAGCACGTGGCGGAGCACGGCGCTCTCTATCGCGCGCTGATGGCGACTCGGGGCAGCCACGCTTTCGAAGCGCAGGTGCGAGGCTATGTCGAATCGGTCCTGAAGGAGCGCTGGCGGCTCGGGGAGGGCGGCCGCTCGGCCACCGGCATTCCCGAGGCCGTTGGTATCGCCTTCTCCGTCACGGCGTTCCTCGGCACCATCGCCTGGTGGCTGGAAGCGAGCACCCCCTACTCGCCCGACCAGATGAGCGGCTGGCTCGCGGCGCTGTTCGTTCTCGGTCCTGTGCAGGCTGCCGGGTGGCAGATCTCGGCGCCGGGCCAATTCGCGGCCCAACGAGCTTTGGCTGCCGGCGGCGGTGCGGTGGCCGATGCGTTGTCTACGCGCCGAGCGCCGCCTCCAGCAGCTCCGTGACTTCCTGCACCGTGGCGTCGCGCCAGCCGGCCCAGAAGGGGCTGCTGCGCTGAAACTCGTCGTAGTTGCGCTCGCGCTCGGCGATCGCGGCCGCCTTCTCCTGCTCAGTGGGTGGCCGCCCCAGCTTCTCGGTGAGCTGGCGCGTGCCGGACGGGCCGAAGATCGGGGAGAGCGCCTCGCGCATCTGCTCGTTCGCCAGCTTGGGCCGCTCGATCCAGTGCGCGATGTAGCGATGATCCTTCGTGTAGAAGACGTAGACCGGGATCGAGAGGAATTCGCCGCCCAGCTTGAACGGCTCGGCCGCGTCGAGGTTCTGATCGCGTTCGAGCACGCGCAGCTCGAGCCCCGCCGCATCGGCGATGCGCCTGGCCACGGGCACACCGCG harbors:
- a CDS encoding ABC transporter permease translates to MATFIELTRAYLRSFVREPSAVIFSFAIPVLFIAVFGLIFGNQGTPHYALGVVEQQAGPNADRLVQALQQVPIFKIHHGDEQTELKRLGHGDRAAVVIVPDALDQPGQPAAVQVYADPGSTAAQSVVLPVLRQVVDGFDRQLAGTPARVTLEARSTSAQNSRYIDYLVPSILAMSLMQLGLYSAVTLVTQRESKLLRRLGATPLRRGTLVASQVAQRVLISVIQAVILIGVGKLFFHVDFTRDLPALLFFIVLGTLAFVAMGFVVGAFAGSAESAMPLVQFIALPMLFLSGIFFEIDAGPAFLQPVARALPLTYLGDALRQSTVHVAALNPLWVDAAVLAGWLVASFAVSVRLFRWE
- a CDS encoding nuclear transport factor 2 family protein, translating into MGADENITIVLETFRAVERRDRQRLNELYHPEVEFRWPPSLVSTLGSERVELWDELQPTAAEREMDPRVVAAAGDEVVVLWHWRAASPSGAYVAEPVLGLYRVRDGKFARAQKFFFDAAAVAAFIARVKRERAGAPGEATSTAPV
- a CDS encoding TetR/AcrR family transcriptional regulator, whose amino-acid sequence is MSQNEGRGDLRVRRTERAIRAAMIELIVEKGDAAISVNDLAERAMINRATFYRHYRDKEELLERLIADMLDGLARSIGPTSPSGAPEVFLNEIFRAMRRIFEHVAEHGALYRALMATRGSHAFEAQVRGYVESVLKERWRLGEGGRSATGIPEAVGIAFSVTAFLGTIAWWLEASTPYSPDQMSGWLAALFVLGPVQAAGWQISAPGQFAAQRALAAGGGAVADALSTRRAPPPAAP
- a CDS encoding thioredoxin family protein is translated as MVAQQQRQAYQDAVSAERFAAAKTYEQYVGSIRNNREKFADNFAGTHVADGLARRLQALAARPDGPAQLLVLGEDWCPDVYRGVPVARRIADAAGLELRVLERDQNLDAAEPFKLGGEFLSIPVYVFYTKDHRYIAHWIERPKLANEQMREALSPIFGPSGTRQLTEKLGRPPTEQEKAAAIAERERNYDEFQRSSPFWAGWRDATVQEVTELLEAALGA